From the Pseudomonas sp. SORT22 genome, one window contains:
- a CDS encoding polysaccharide deacetylase family protein, whose amino-acid sequence MRIALVLLAGLFSVTAQAAPAPVATFDRNHWPEQLDSPALFDVASRAEILGFARVLAESEMLDQSALAARLNLRQVNLLSINTLRQRLWQRLWRNYDLAQKSCEQDASFCYAIDDLGDFRKQTATFEVAADSFYASWAEPSRAFHERYLDELLRKAALFPQTASEIERFSDLERNGDELNDRLFMLTFDGGPSLAGGSTDGLAEFLRRQRLSATFFVLGNSLQNRRDKTSLGDLRALYQGQCVGLQGWQYRSHGQWQGWQDSVLRSQARVQGDLPQQYVPLFRPPYGQRRADSQAFFAGQHLQVVLWDIDAQDQGALNSEQAAQRVLTLMLLWRKGLIQFHDAQPKAQEAVAWLLKQTAQSGIGWEDCRNFGEKR is encoded by the coding sequence GTGCGCATTGCCCTTGTTTTACTGGCTGGCCTGTTCAGCGTCACGGCCCAGGCCGCGCCAGCCCCGGTCGCCACTTTCGACCGCAACCACTGGCCAGAGCAGCTCGACAGCCCGGCGCTGTTCGATGTCGCCTCGCGCGCCGAAATCCTCGGGTTTGCCCGGGTGCTGGCTGAAAGCGAAATGCTCGACCAGAGCGCCCTGGCGGCGCGGCTGAACCTGCGCCAGGTCAATCTGCTGTCGATCAACACGCTGCGCCAGCGCCTGTGGCAGCGCTTATGGCGCAACTACGACCTGGCGCAGAAGAGCTGCGAGCAGGATGCCTCGTTCTGTTATGCCATCGACGACCTGGGCGATTTTCGCAAGCAGACGGCAACCTTCGAAGTCGCCGCCGACTCGTTCTACGCGAGCTGGGCCGAGCCCAGCCGGGCCTTTCACGAGCGCTACCTGGACGAGCTGCTGCGCAAGGCCGCGCTGTTCCCGCAGACCGCCAGCGAAATCGAGCGCTTCTCCGACCTTGAGCGCAATGGCGACGAGCTCAACGACCGGCTATTCATGCTGACCTTCGATGGCGGCCCATCCTTGGCGGGCGGCAGTACCGACGGCCTGGCCGAGTTCCTGCGCCGGCAACGGCTGTCGGCGACCTTTTTTGTGCTGGGCAACAGCCTGCAGAACCGGCGCGACAAGACCTCGCTTGGCGACCTGCGGGCGCTCTACCAGGGCCAGTGCGTGGGCTTGCAAGGCTGGCAGTACCGCTCCCACGGGCAGTGGCAGGGCTGGCAGGACTCGGTGCTGCGCAGCCAGGCGCGGGTGCAGGGCGACTTGCCGCAGCAGTATGTGCCGTTGTTCCGGCCGCCTTATGGCCAGCGCCGTGCCGACAGCCAGGCATTCTTCGCCGGCCAGCATTTGCAGGTGGTGTTGTGGGATATCGACGCCCAGGATCAGGGCGCGTTGAACAGCGAACAGGCGGCCCAGCGGGTGCTGACCTTGATGCTGCTGTGGCGCAAGGGGCTGATCCAGTTTCACGACGCCCAGCCCAAGGCGCAGGAGGCAGTGGCCTGGTTGCTCAAGCAAACGGCTCAGAGTGGAATTGGCTGGGAAGATTGCCGTAATTTCGGCGAAAAGCGTTGA